AATATAGCATCGATGATTGTTTGATCCCCCATGAATACTACCTTTGTCTAAATGTTTAGATTCTATGGTATTGAAAACGTGCTCTTTTAATTTTGATAGTTAGGCACATATAAATCTGTAGTTTCTGTGCTGAAATTTTATGCGCATTTTCTGAAAACAATATTAATGGAAATACAATAATATTTTGATGATAAGTCAGAAGGAAACAAGTCTGAAAATTATAATCAAGCAGAAGATAAGATACTAAAAATTTCATTATCAGTGAAACTGAAAATATCTTGAAAACATTGGATGAAGCCTTCTTGAGGCAATTATTATTCTAATTTCAAAATATGTTATCCATATTGCTAACTAAAGTGAAATTGAACTGTTTGTAGGTTGGTTTGGCTTTGAAGAAATTATTTGAGGATGGTGTGGTTAAGCGTGAAGATATGTTTATCACCTCTAAGCTATGGTTAGGCTTCATTTCAACCTCAGTTGAAGCAACATGTGAAATAATTTCTCTCTTGTCAGGACTATTCTGAATTTTGCAGGGCTGGTGATCATGCACCTGAAGATGTGCCAGAGGCAATTGACACCACTCTTAAAGATTTGCAGCTTGACTACTTAGATCTGTTTCTCGTAAGTTCCTATGTTTGACAGTATATTCAGTTATTTGTTTAATTTACTCTTACATACTGACATATGCCTATAATTAACTGAATACCGAATGGTAAGGAGCAAATAACCTTATTACTTTGCAGGTTATCTTTTTGGCATGTCTTGGCCCTATTCTTGTCCAGTAGTAATTATGTTTTTTCTAAATTTCTTGTATATGGAGTGCATAATCATTTGATATTTGTTGCACATAAAAGATAATCACGCTAGGAATATCACATGGTATAATTTCTTTGCCATAGTTCCTCTCATTCCATGATATTTTACCTCACTGAAAAGAAATTGACTTCTGTATTCAAGAATATATTCAGGAAGTGAAAGAAAATTGGAAAATTGGTTGTTGAAATGACCTTGTTTTACAGATTCATGGTCCAATCCGTATTAAAAAAGGAACTATGCCAAGCCCTGATAACTTTCTCCCACCTGATATTCCTGCTACATGGGGAGCCATGGAGAAGCTATATGACTCTGGCAAAGCTCGAGCAATCGGTGTGAGTAACTTTTCTTGCAAGAAGCTGGAGGACTTGCTATCCATTGCACGGGTGCCTCCAGCAGTCAATCAGGTTGAGTGTCATCCGATTTGGCAGCAATACAAGCTCCGTAAACTATGCCGGTCAAGGGGTGTTCATCTTTCTGTAAGCTTGATATATCTGTCATCACTAATATTCTACTAGCATCTTTTCAGTCAGTACTGCACTACTGCCCTATATTCTTGTCATGAACTACTGCTTGTGTCCTTCCAGGCATCTTCTCCATTAGGTTCACCTGCATCATTCGGGGTCAGTGGGGCCAATGTCCTTAGCAATCCTATTGTCATCTCTGTTGCCGAGAAGTTGGGGAAAACGCCTGCACAGGTCGCCCTACGCTGGGGTATTCAAATGGGCCAGAGTGTGCTTCCAAAAAGCGCCCATGAGGCAAGGATTAAGGAGAACTatgacatattttgttggtcCATTCCTGAAGATTTGCTGGCAAAATTCTCCGATATCAAACAGGTATGACTGATGTATCAACACTTGTTTCTTCCGATGTTGCATGTCGTTGACTTCCCGTCCATACTGCAATTCAGAAtgcttcagagttcagaccaTTCTTGTCTCAGAGAAATGTATCATTGGAGAACTTCAGCCTTTACCCTTTCATTCATGGCATCTGAGATTTGGCTTGGTTTGAAAAATGTAGGCAAGGTTGCTGAGAGCAGAGTTCGCAGTCCACCCTCTAAGCGTTTACAAAACACTGGAGGACCTTTGGGATGGCGAAATCTAAAGCATATGAGCTTCTCGGGAGTGAACAAACTGAACGAGCTAGCAAAGACACTATGTCCCTgtgttttaaaaaataataatgtcGCGGATATTCTCCTTTGTTTCCTGAACATCTCACAATGTTCGGAGAAAAATGTGAAAATAATTGTTCTCTTGTCCATTTTTGAGTCCTGTGCATCATGTTTCTCAAAGAAGTCCGTTTTCTGAATGTCTAATGCTAATATAATGCTGTGCGTTTAGTTAGTGACTGTATCTATTTTGGAATAAAGGAATATTTGCAGTTGATTTATAGGACCAGGATTCCCCAAGGCGCGCGGTCATGACCCTGGTAATGCTCATTTTGTAACTATCATTATCCTCTTTTCTGGACAAAGTGCTGCCTGAAACTagcctgaattttttttgacgagTCTTGACCAGGCAAGTCCGGAGGTCTGTCAGTTTGACTTGAATATTTAATCATGTGCCTGAGATTTTAAAATTCATGAACTTGTGTCATACAAATTCATATTTATCGAAGAACAACACCTCTTAAGTGATTAAGTCTAATcctaaacaaagaaaaataaagaaagaaataccCATCCAGCGCAGCGCCGCCTCTTTGAAGCATCCCGGCGAGCAGGTTCCGCTCAAGCCGCCTCAGCACAGCAAAGCCCAACGAGCTAACTTTGTTGTGATGCATGACATGTACCCGTGTGGACTTGCCATGGGTGTTCGATTGTAATCCCTAGTCTTAGGTTTGCAGAGATTTGAAGTACTACCTCCGTGTACTATACCAAGtgatttaaatttgtcaaatataGATGTCCAAATATACATGTACTCGCTCCGTCTGATAtcaagtgattttctattcaatgtatctaaacgctttttagacataaatacatccatattcgtgcaaatttgagtcatttaatatgaaacAGAGTGAGTAATATTTAGCCACTTGATATGAGacggaaaaaatatatatcttgATTCAATAATTTCCCGCACGCTAATCCGTCGTCTGCAGTCTAATGCGTGAACTCTGGGAGTTAAACTTCACCGTCGGACGCGCAATCGGACGGCCCCGACGCGCACACGAATGCTACTGGCAGCTCAGGTATCTCACTCTCAGGCCGGGACGGAAGAAAACCTGCGGAACCCTTCGGAAATCCTGGCAGCAATGAACATCGCCTCCACCCTACGCCGCGCTCCGAGGTCGGCGGCCGCGCGGGGCCTCCTCGCTGCCTTGAGCGGCCGCGTCCGTCCTACCCACCACCATCGCGCGGCGTCCGTCTCACCTTTCTCCTCCGTCCCTTCCCCGCAGctgagcgccgccgccgaagcccAACTCATCCGGGTCATCAACTTCGAGATCTCCTGCGCCCAGAACGACTGCAGGAAACGCGACTGGGTAATCAACTACCCTCTAACTAGTTCTTCCCATCTTGATGGTCTTGACTCTTGATTGCTGAGATTGGGCATCGCCTTCCAGTAGGGCTCGCCGCTACTGTTTCTCAGCTTCTCATCATAAGAAAAGGAGAAGGCTAGAACTTGCTATGCTACTTGCTAGAGATTGTATTGTAGGGACAgtgattttatttcattttacaATTGATTTTTTATTGTCATTTTACAATTGATATTTTATTGTCATTTTACAATTGATATTTTATTGTCATTTTACAATCGATGGTTATTATGTATGTGTCAGATAAGAAATAGGCCTTGTCATTTTCTTCCAAATAGTGTAGATGATCCAGGATAGCTAAAGGATCAGCTTTATAATCTGAAGATGTAATGTGCGATTATGTCTTGCCAGGCAAAGGAATTTGGGGGAGGCTTCCCTTTTGAGATCCAAGATAAGGAGGGTACCAACAGGATTACACTCACAAGGAGCCATCAGAATGAGCAGATCGAAGTCGAAGTGCTATTGCCGAGCCCGGCCAATGGAGATGCACAAAATGGTGAGCGAGAGGACCAAGCTGAAGATGGCAAACACCGGAGCCACGCCGGTAGTGTTGCCCCAACATATTGTATTCCACTGTTAGTTAGGATTCACAAAGGGGCAGCCTCATGCTTGGAGATTAGTTGTAGCTCTTACCCTATGCAGCTTGTCGTCGAGAGTTTGGAATTTGGATCTAGTGATGGATCTGGTGGCTCGTTAAGTGGTGGAATTGCATTCAGGTTAGTATTAGACCCTTATTCGGTTGATATACTTGATAGTATGATGGCTCATCATGTCGGTTCTAGGTTTATTTATCATGGGTTTACATCCTTTTGCAGTGACATGCCTGAGGAGCTTCAGAAGGCTTTGTATCCCTACTTGAGAAGTAGGGGCATCTCGACAGATATTACTGATTTCTTACATGCCTACATGATAAACAAAGAGTGCCATGAGTATTTGTCTTGGTTGAGAAGACTCAAAGGTCTCACAAAAAGTTGAATAGAGTGGAAGTTTAAGTTTCTTCCTTTGGTTTGGTAGTTTGTAGCATTTGTTTAACCTTTGTTATGAATCTTGTGGCCCGAGGAGGCAAATGCTGTTGCGAACCATCTTTCTATTTGGTTATCAAGATAATGCGAGGGGTTGGCTTTTGTAATATTTTCTGCTCTGGTGTTGCTATATTTGTTGAGCTCCAATCCTTGTGAATAATGTTTGGCACTCTGGGATTGGACCATAATGTTTAGGACTGAAGATCTCAGCCTGGAATCATATGCCCAACCGCATACTAACAATTTCTGAGCTTGGCCAAGGAATACTGAAATCGTtcgatgaaaaaacaaattcggtGGTTGCATTGCAAACATATAGGATGTGCATGTACACAAACACCGTACTTCACATCAATTGGCTATACTTAATAGAAGCATGAGCTAGCATTAGACTATATTTGTACACACTAAAAACTTGTGCCGGTTAGTTTCTAACTAACCACCGTGAGCAGAAGCATGCCATGTATTGACATGAAATAGGTACATCACAGTGGTAGAAAGTTCACCGCATGCAAATTAGATGGCAAATTCAGTAACTTTGAACTGGAACACACAGTGAAGTTTCTGTTAACTACATGGGTTAAAAGCATTCAAAATCAGACACTTCAAATCGGACAACATCCAAGGTCTTAAATCTAAGGTCAATATGTATGTAGAGTAAAACTAGCCAGCCACCTGGTCCTCAAAAGGATGAAAGGCAGAACAGAACGATGGGAACAAAGAAAGCATCCAGCTCACTGCTCACCTACCAAAAGCAAAATAAAGCGTATTAAAACAATAAGGTATGGACTGTTGAGAACGGCACAATAGATTATTATGGAAGCAATATTGAGGGATATACAGTAAAGAGCGGCAGACCTGAGCAACACCAAAAAGATCTcaggcaaaaaagaaaactttgATGAACAGTGCAAGAGCAAACTGCAACACTGATGCACTAGCAATCAAAACCATCATATCAGCTCCTTCAGTGCATTCCTTTAAGTTTAATGCGATGAACCAAGATGATGCTCCACCAGCACCAGCTATGATGACCCAGCGAAGGAACTCCACAGGAATAAGTAGCAGTATCTGAAAGAAAGCAAAAATAACACAATAATCTCTATTACTATAATGAGTCACATTTGGCGAAAGAACAGAAGCACAAGTGACATGCCAACAACCATAACAAAGTTGTGGATTCTTTACTTTTAATATAGTTGATTCTCAGACTAGTTATTACAACCTTGCGTTATATATAGTTAACTTAAGAGGTTGGAAATTCCTACGAAAGTAAATAAAAAGGTACACATGCAATGTGCTACATGTTCTTACTAGTGATAACAAAAGGATATAAATGAATACAGTATTACTGAGACAGAACGAGAATACTTACAGATGCTGGTATGAAGATGAACAGAGAGTAGCCCCACATACACCAAAACCGAACAAGGCTTGGGCGTGATCCAAAATACtggaacaagaaaaagaatgcAGCAGGTACCACGATAGCATAACCGTACATGACCGTTGCCGCCCAATTGAAGTAGCCAACATCGAAGTTCCATATGTTCAGATCAGTTTTCCTTTGCATCAGATAGGTGGCAAAGTTTCCGAATGCAGCCAGCATGAATATCAGTGTAGTGGTGATCCATAAGGGTCCATACCTGCAGAATTTAGAATGCTTTTTCACAGATCGAAAAGTAGCCTCAGATATAACAACATAACTGGAGTACGAAAAACACTATACAAAATTCAGTTAAACAAAGTCAAGTAAAAAACTCAAATGCAAAACTGGGTCAAAAGTTCTTTTAAAATTCGACTTGTCCTGTTCCCTTGAAAATCATGTTACAACTTACAACATAGTAAATCTTAGTAGCAGTGCTGTAACACCATATTTGATATTTCTCTAGACTTTTTTATACAAATTGTAACACTTCCACTTTTAAATGCCCATATCATGCTAACATGCCAGTATTACTCCACTACACAATTCAGCATGTTCAAACAGTGCTCTCAATGCTACAGCAGCATATGCATGTGTTACAGCTCACAGTTTCAGTTGACATGTTAACAACACGCAGTACAGTGTAGCCAACCCTTGTGCATTGCCCTTGGTTTGTCACAAACTATATACTGGACTATTGCCTGAAATCATTTTTACTACAAATTTTAACATTAATACAATCATAAGAGGTATAGAAGACTCATTTTATAAAACCATGAAAGCACATGGTAGATTGCCAATAGCCTAATTCTAAGAACTTACATGTCAGGATTGGCATCTATCTTCCTGAAAAAACCGTCCATTGGATAAACGGAACTGATGAGCctatcaacaacaacatcaGTATCAACATTGAAGTACGGAGCATAAGATGCGACATTGAAGTATCCTTTCCAGTTTGTCTGTGTTTCTACATCTCCATCTGCAAGAAAGTAACGAGAGAATTCAAGATGTACTAATGCATGCAAAAGAGACACCGGTACCAAGTTAAAATGCAATGTTGAGAAAATCCTATGATTTTCACATTGGCAGGGATCAAATTTCCAAGTGACAAACAACACACATGCCAGTGCTTGCTTTGAGAagatcataatttttttctgaaagtCTAAAAATGCTGCGTTCGTAGGCTAACAGCTAGCATTCATGAAATGCAGAAGATTATCATTATGCGCTCCATGCAACAGCTATGATACTCTCTTTTTAGCCTTACAATACTCATGATTCACACAAACACAGGCTGCTCTTAGCTCTCAACTCACAAAGCACGCCATGAATGAAATTTAATAGTTTTGCAAATTCATCTTTAACAGGCTAATACATTAATATCACAATGGGGATCAAAATCATGGGAACCTATGCACTCCTTTCAAAATTTCCCACGTAAGGCTAAGATATAGCACTGCTACTCAGCTAAGCATATAAAACGTTCTCCTCAATGTCCCAGCCCAATTTGAACTAGAAATCTTGAACCCTACACATGGTTTCAACATCCAAATATgaccaaaaaaagaaaataacatatCCACAGGGCAACCCACTCAGACTAACATACAACTAGGCCCACTGAGATGGCATTGTGCATCCAGAGCTAGATCCATTCTAATATATCGAACAAACTACCATACTGCAGAACACGCTGATAGTTAACAGGCCGAATAGTTACCTAAAGGACTCCCTGGGGGCTGGTACCCTCCACCAGTGGCaccaggagcaggaggaaACTGCTGCAAGCGAGAGGTGGCAGCTGCATTCCCAACTGAAACTTAATTAGTGACAAATTAATCAACCAAGCAGCAGCGCACACCCAGAGAACCACTACCTTCGGCGGGGCCTGCGGGCTTCCTCTCTTCTGGAGTCACGGCCTAAAACACGACCAAATCAAATTGCCCCAGATCAACGACACTGTCAACCCAATTGAAACGAGATACAGGAAACGACTATTCTCCACAAATAAAGAAACAGCAAACGATTAGGGAAAGGGCGTGATACGTACGGGGACGGAGCCGAGGAGGTGGCTGGTGGGGAGGTTGGCGTAGCCCTCATCCATGGCCGGTCACGGGGGGTTGCTGGCGTCGTCGCCTGTCAGCAGCTGCGCATGGCCGCGCCGCGTCGCCGGAGTAGGGATTGGATCGAGGATTTTGGTGAGTGAGAAGGACGGGGAAAGGGGCAAAACTCTGCCGTGGGGAAGTCGTCGTCGTACGTCCTCGGTTTTGCTTCAGAACGAAGGAGGTCGCGAGGCTGGTGGTGTGGTGCTCACTGCTGCTATCCAAGCCCGTTAAGGAAACTATCAGCCCAGCACTACCTGCCGGCCCAATACAGACCTGTAGGCTACTGGTTACATCGAAAATTTAAAtgaaataatatttttaattaattGAGTGTCCAAATTGTAGGTTTCATTAGAAAAAACCAATGCTATTTTTTGTCATATATAACGTCCCACGATTGTCCTGCTTTATGTTTGTGTTATATCTCATGCTTGGTTGGAAATATTTGTGAGTGGGGCCAGAGCAGAATAGACGGTTATTAGGAgggcgcggggggggggggggggggttggcAATTCAGagacgggggggggggggggggggggacttCGGCgtaatttcaaaaaataacaTGGCCGCCCCGCTGCCTCCGCCACTGGTTGTCTAGTCTTATGTCACATTATGTTCAACCCAACATGTTACAATTGTCATGTCTTATGTATTTTGTCTTTGTCTTTTTTCACCGTGGTTGCCATTGTATTTATGTCACATGGTGTCTTACATAACATCTTATTGTCATGccttgtctttttttcttacatCAGTCTTGCTATTGTCCTACCTTTTCATATTTGTCATGTGTCATGTATTGTGCCATAGGGGCGGAGCCACTGTGGGCAGTTGCCTGGACTCTTCCCTTGAACTATCTTTAAAGCAAGGTACGCATTACGATCAACAGTTTTCTGTGCGAAAAATCTAACGTAAAAGAAAAGCATACACTTTGCCAAGGCTCTATCAATTGCCTCAATCTGCCAATGTGTGTCATGCGGTGCTCTACCTTCTGTCATGTAGGTGTCACTTTTAAGAAAGACTTTTATGAGTAACTAAGCATGGCAATAATAACAATCAATGAAGGACAAAAAAGATATTTCTTCCGTTAAAACATATCAATATGACATTTTgatattccctccgatccatattagttgtcaaaatattacatgtatctagacaccttttaggcatagatacatccatatttgggcaaatttgtgacaagtaatatggatcggaggaagtatttgaAAATCTCGTGGAGAGAAATCTAAGCGTGGAAATCATTTGCAATTCTGATATTTGGTCAAATAATTGTTGCTACTTGAACCTTAGATGTACGGTGAAGaagtaaaaggaaaaacaaatccaTCCTAGGAGGTTTCTAGTAGAGGTGTGTGTCAAGTGGGGAGTGCTCATGTACCTGCGTTATGGCCAAAACACAACTTACACATCCGCATGTTTGTCTTCTTTTTGTGCATGTAAATTTTATGAAACAAGGGCCATTTACACTATATGTAACAAAACAAGCCTAGTGTTGAAACAATTACCTTATAGAGCGTACTATCTTTTTTTCTAAAGACAAAAGGATGTTCTTATTTTCATGGAAACATACAACATGCATAGAAAAGAACAATATTACATatatgagaaaaatatataatcatttgaaattttgttcATCTCCTCCGGAGCATGTTCCCAAGTCCCATTCCTCAGCCCGAAAAGGCTACTATCAACATTGTCCTAAAACGAGGACAATCGAGAAAGATAATTTTTGCACTATATATTGACTAGCATAGTTCATTGAATATTTCCATTACTCTTATCTTGAAAAAATTATTCGTACATACCACATAGATAGAGTACAACACATATAGAAATGATAAAtcgaggaaaagaagaaaatggaggAAAATAAATACTAGATTCACATTTAACTTTTCTAATCATTTGAATCTCATATTGCGGGATGTGGATGATCTGATATTTGAAGTCATTGTACCTTTAACTCAATACTCTGTCCAATAACGTCGAATCTACTCTCTCTACCTCGCAACAAAGATTTTGAACGGACATTTTAACCTTTCTTTGGCAATATCAAAATTCCATTTTCAAATATAAAAAGTGTTTGACCCACAGATATAAATGCCAGCATTTGACAAGGTGGGCAGTTTTTAATGTTTCACAAGATAATAATTGTAAAAAACAGTTTAAACGTACTTAAACTTGAAGTGTTAATTAAAACAGTAAACACATCCAGGAGACACACCTCGAGATCGCCAAAAACAAACGCGACCCCACCGTATCCCACAATCGCACCCTTCACTGCTCTCGCTTTCGCCCCGCATCCGCACCCTCGTCCTCGCGATGCCGTCGCCCGCCACGGCCGCAGCCGCGGTCGCGGGAGCGCCTCTCCATCGACGCCCATGCGCGCCTCGCAGCCTCGTTCCAGCCTCCTACTCTCCCGTCTCCCCCACGCTCGCCGAGTCAGCGCGGCACACCGCCCCGGCCCCGCTGCTCGTCCACAGGCCCCGGCCGTCCCTGGCGGTGGCGAGGGCGGCGAGCCCCGACGCCGCCACTGGAGCGCGTTCGCcgctctccggcggccagatGCTGGTGCGGATCTGATTCCTCTCGACGGCGCTGTCTCTGCTCGGCTTTGGTCTTGGTTTATTCATTTGCACGTGCGCGCTTTGGTTGCTTATTGTTGTGGCGCGTTTGTTTCGCAGGTGTTCGTTCCGCCGCACCCGCTGATTAAGCACTGGGTCTCCGTCCTGCGCAACGAGCAGACGCCCTGCGCCGTCTTCAGTGAGTGTTTCTGAATGATAGTAGCATGATAGCATCACAGTAGTAGCAATTGAATCTAACCAGCTGGTGGCAATTTGTTTCACAACAAATTTGTTTAGCCGTTGGTTGGAGGGTTGGCGCACGTGAATTCGTACATATATAAGAATTCTTCCACCCAGCTATATATAACTTCCGATGGTCATTGTTATAAAACATGAGATGCGATTTCATTGAGCAATTTGTTATTTTAGGGAGTGCAATGGCTGAGCTTGGTCGTCTGCTCATATACGAAGCCTCCAGGGATTGGCTGGTGAGTGGGAAATCTTGCATTGCTGAACATTTTGTAAAGCATGCAgattaaaattattttgtgtgaGTGATATCCGTGTCAAGCAGTTTTGAAATTCCATTGATATTTACCTAGTTGAATAGTGAATCCCAGTAATATACGAAATTGTAGATCATAATAACTCATGATGTTCCATCGTCACCTCCTCTGCAACCTTTTTTGCATGTATTTTTAAACACTTCACTGTAGAGAGAATGACATGATGCTAAACCGGTTTAAACCCTTGCAGCCTACAATCACAGGAGAGATCCAAACGCCTGTTGCTGTTTCAAGTGTTGAATTTATTGATCCAAGGGAGCCTGTTATGGTAAGCATATTTCTTAACACCAGATACTGTATTTGGTATTTGTAGTGTATATGAGTATATTTACTCTTTGTTTGCATGTCTAACAGGTCGTTCCAATTCTGAGGGCTGGTCTTGCTCTAGCTGAAAATGCTTCATCGATTCTGCCGGCCACCAAGACTTATCACCTTGGTAACTTGCTTGGATATTGGTTACTATTATAGTGAAATGATgttcttttttgagaattcAATTAGCTTCATGTTAAATAATTTCTTACATAGGCTGCATGGCCCAGTTCGAGCAATCTTAGctgatttattttgtttctctaaATACCAATGTTAGATATTCTGGATTTGATGTGTGCATGGTTCTGGTCAGAAGAATAAAGTTCAAAATATGCATAACACTATCATCACCATGTCAAACTATTATTCTGCTTTTCTTGATTATTTGTTTTCTAAAGTGAAATATTTGTGCATGTGGTAATTATAGTAAAGGAATTAAACTTCAAGAAAATCCAATACTGTAGTAATCTTCTTTGTCAACACCAAACATACTTGCACCTTGAGAGCTATGCGCCACTATTCTTATCTGTCCGTTTCATTGAACATGAAGGACTACGTAGGGATGAAGAAACACTTCAACCTTCAATATATCTCAACAAGTATGTACTAAGTTCTTCCCCATCTTGCAAGCTCTTATTTAAGTTTTCACACAGTACTTAACAGGCAGGCCCGTGATGTACTTCACAGTGTGATTATGCTTGACACTAGACAATTGAGTCCCTAGTAAACTACTTGTGTCAGTATTTTGTCCTGGAACTGGAAATGCCATTATGTacttaactactccctccattccataattcttgtctcaaatttgaccaaaagtggatgtatctgttcctaaaaagcgtctagttacatgtaatatttcgacaagaattatgaaacggagggagtattcaaGTAAGTTCCTCTTTACGATACACAAGTAGGGGAtgcaaatattacaaaacagaGATTCCATTGATATCTTGTTTTGTGGTGAACTTGTGAAAGCAATGCTACCTTGATAATACCCACTAGTTATGTAGTACTACCTCTTTTCCAAAATGTAAGACta
The Brachypodium distachyon strain Bd21 chromosome 2, Brachypodium_distachyon_v3.0, whole genome shotgun sequence genome window above contains:
- the LOC100846809 gene encoding aldo-keto reductase family 4 member C10; its protein translation is MAESFVLNTGARIPSIGFGTWQIEPAVVGHTIYAAVKAGYRHIDCAPIYRNEKEVGLALKKLFEDGVVKREDMFITSKLWAGDHAPEDVPEAIDTTLKDLQLDYLDLFLIHGPIRIKKGTMPSPDNFLPPDIPATWGAMEKLYDSGKARAIGVSNFSCKKLEDLLSIARVPPAVNQVECHPIWQQYKLRKLCRSRGVHLSASSPLGSPASFGVSGANVLSNPIVISVAEKLGKTPAQVALRWGIQMGQSVLPKSAHEARIKENYDIFCWSIPEDLLAKFSDIKQARLLRAEFAVHPLSVYKTLEDLWDGEI
- the LOC100821001 gene encoding uncharacterized protein At2g39795, mitochondrial, which encodes MNIASTLRRAPRSAAARGLLAALSGRVRPTHHHRAASVSPFSSVPSPQLSAAAEAQLIRVINFEISCAQNDCRKRDWAKEFGGGFPFEIQDKEGTNRITLTRSHQNEQIEVEVLLPSPANGDAQNGEREDQAEDGKHRSHAGSVAPTYCIPLLVRIHKGAASCLEISCSSYPMQLVVESLEFGSSDGSGGSLSGGIAFSDMPEELQKALYPYLRSRGISTDITDFLHAYMINKECHEYLSWLRRLKGLTKS
- the LOC100821301 gene encoding protein YIPF1 homolog isoform X1, with amino-acid sequence MDEGYANLPTSHLLGSVPAVTPEERKPAGPAEVGNAAATSRLQQFPPAPGATGGGYQPPGSPLDGDVETQTNWKGYFNVASYAPYFNVDTDVVVDRLISSVYPMDGFFRKIDANPDMYGPLWITTTLIFMLAAFGNFATYLMQRKTDLNIWNFDVGYFNWAATVMYGYAIVVPAAFFFLFQYFGSRPSLVRFWCMWGYSLFIFIPASILLLIPVEFLRWVIIAGAGGASSWFIALNLKECTEGADMMVLIASASVLQFALALFIKVFFFA
- the LOC100821301 gene encoding protein YIPF1 homolog isoform X2: MDEGYANLPTSHLLGSVPAVTPEERKPAGPAEAATSRLQQFPPAPGATGGGYQPPGSPLDGDVETQTNWKGYFNVASYAPYFNVDTDVVVDRLISSVYPMDGFFRKIDANPDMYGPLWITTTLIFMLAAFGNFATYLMQRKTDLNIWNFDVGYFNWAATVMYGYAIVVPAAFFFLFQYFGSRPSLVRFWCMWGYSLFIFIPASILLLIPVEFLRWVIIAGAGGASSWFIALNLKECTEGADMMVLIASASVLQFALALFIKVFFFA
- the LOC100821601 gene encoding uracil phosphoribosyltransferase: MPSPATAAAAVAGAPLHRRPCAPRSLVPASYSPVSPTLAESARHTAPAPLLVHRPRPSLAVARAASPDAATGARSPLSGGQMLVFVPPHPLIKHWVSVLRNEQTPCAVFRSAMAELGRLLIYEASRDWLPTITGEIQTPVAVSSVEFIDPREPVMVVPILRAGLALAENASSILPATKTYHLGLRRDEETLQPSIYLNNLPDKIPEGTRVLVVDPMLATGGTIVAAVDLLIDRGVTSKQIKIVSAVAAPPALQKLSNKFPGLHVYAGMIDSEVDEKGYIVPGLGDAGDRSFAT